The proteins below come from a single Chryseobacterium bernardetii genomic window:
- a CDS encoding response regulator: MNCNQLKFFIVDDDLFCANAYEQYLKNLNYTDILYFATGEECLNSLDLKPDVIFLDHNMDDMNGFETLKKIKRYNPNIYVIMVSGQKEINIAVDALKYGAFDYLVKDHTVCQKMQNSINRILKIQEEIDKGNRNNGIFRLFSLFF, from the coding sequence TTTTTATTGTAGATGATGATCTGTTCTGTGCAAATGCTTATGAACAGTATCTGAAAAACCTCAACTATACTGATATCCTTTATTTTGCGACCGGAGAAGAATGCCTGAATAGTCTTGACCTTAAGCCTGATGTTATCTTCCTGGATCATAATATGGACGATATGAACGGTTTTGAAACCCTTAAAAAAATTAAAAGATATAATCCCAATATTTACGTCATTATGGTTTCCGGGCAAAAGGAAATCAATATTGCAGTAGATGCTTTGAAATATGGAGCTTTTGATTATCTGGTAAAAGACCACACCGTATGCCAGAAAATGCAGAACTCAATCAACAGAATTCTAAAGATACAGGAAGAAATTGATAAAGGCAACAGAAACAATGGCATCTTCCGCCTTTTTTCCTTGTTTTTCTAA